Proteins co-encoded in one Kocuria flava genomic window:
- a CDS encoding NAD(P)/FAD-dependent oxidoreductase, whose translation MLPGTVCALVVGGGPAGLSAATWLGRYRRPTLVVDAGEQRNLAADRAHGLLGRDPTTPRQLLADARAGLAQYPHVRLHQGCVTALRRDEDGAFRAEVDGREVAAERVVLTTGVRDRLPDLDGLAAHYGTDVHHCPACDGPTAQDRAVVVLGSGAQLPGYAAELLDWAAPVRLVLDPAEPGIDDGQRAALADHGVEVLEGTAVALTGEPGDLRGVRLADGRTVPAAKVFFSYAHLPAGDLARQLGCALDHEGLITVDGFQLTSVDGVYAAGDVTPGLQLVPIAVGEGAAAGVACATSLRGRPALGGAPAPGPPTRRFAPG comes from the coding sequence GTGCTGCCCGGGACGGTCTGCGCCCTCGTCGTCGGCGGCGGCCCCGCGGGGCTGTCCGCCGCGACGTGGCTGGGCCGCTACCGCCGCCCCACGCTCGTGGTCGACGCCGGCGAGCAGCGCAACCTCGCCGCCGACCGGGCCCACGGCCTGCTGGGACGGGACCCGACCACCCCGCGGCAGCTGCTGGCCGACGCCCGCGCAGGGCTCGCCCAGTACCCGCACGTGCGCCTGCACCAGGGGTGCGTGACGGCCCTGCGCCGCGACGAGGACGGGGCGTTCCGGGCCGAGGTCGACGGCCGGGAGGTCGCCGCCGAGCGCGTCGTGCTCACCACCGGTGTGCGCGACCGCCTGCCCGACCTCGACGGCCTGGCCGCGCACTACGGCACGGACGTCCACCACTGCCCGGCCTGCGACGGCCCGACCGCGCAGGACCGCGCCGTCGTGGTCCTCGGGTCCGGCGCCCAGCTGCCCGGCTACGCGGCGGAGCTGCTCGACTGGGCCGCGCCGGTGCGCCTGGTCCTCGACCCGGCGGAGCCGGGGATCGACGACGGGCAGCGGGCCGCCCTGGCCGACCACGGCGTGGAGGTGCTCGAGGGGACGGCCGTGGCGCTGACCGGCGAGCCCGGGGACCTGCGCGGGGTGCGGCTGGCCGACGGGCGCACCGTGCCCGCCGCGAAGGTGTTCTTCTCCTACGCCCACCTCCCGGCCGGCGACCTGGCCCGGCAGCTGGGCTGCGCGCTCGACCACGAGGGCCTGATTACCGTCGACGGCTTCCAGCTCACCAGCGTGGACGGCGTCTACGCCGCCGGGGACGTCACACCCGGGCTGCAGCTGGTGCCGATCGCCGTCGGGGAGGGCGCCGCCGCCGGGGTCGCGTGCGCGACCTCCCTGCGGGGCCGGCCCGCCCTCGGCGGCGCCCCCGCGCCGGGGCCGCCCACCCGCCGCTTCGCCCCCGGCTGA
- a CDS encoding FAD:protein FMN transferase → MNPPVPPRAPLHPPAPEENREAARPASPDAQAQAPEPGTPGPASPSAASGEAAARPDTGPGTAGAGEILAAVAQAVAPDRIDSQLSLLNRCAEHDDVDLVVGPVLGAVVDAALRAALLTSGLVDPTTGGAAWRGLDGLPAAPAPGLGELSYDPATRRLRMARGTVLDLGPAARAWAAEQVVAAAEHDRPGTAVLHRAGDALAVAGPDDDAAVLLERELRAETGLGAAAWARLLAGGRRGVAVVEGPEHAVVNPVTGAAARSPWRQVVVVADRAVEAQAYARAAHLLGSEAPPWVAACGAAGRFAPSPAGSHAAPSSSSPEAAGPPARPGTRR, encoded by the coding sequence ATGAACCCGCCCGTCCCACCGCGCGCCCCGCTGCACCCGCCGGCCCCCGAGGAGAACCGGGAGGCCGCCCGGCCCGCGTCCCCGGACGCGCAGGCGCAGGCGCCGGAGCCGGGGACCCCGGGTCCGGCGTCACCGTCCGCGGCGTCCGGGGAGGCCGCCGCCCGGCCGGACACCGGTCCGGGGACCGCCGGCGCCGGGGAGATCCTGGCCGCCGTGGCGCAGGCCGTGGCCCCCGACCGCATCGACTCGCAGCTCTCGCTGCTCAACCGGTGCGCCGAGCACGACGACGTCGACCTGGTGGTCGGCCCCGTCCTCGGCGCGGTCGTGGACGCGGCGCTGCGGGCGGCGCTGCTCACCAGCGGGCTCGTGGACCCCACCACCGGCGGGGCGGCCTGGCGTGGCCTGGACGGGCTGCCGGCGGCACCCGCCCCGGGTCTCGGGGAGCTGTCCTACGACCCCGCCACCCGGCGGCTGCGCATGGCCCGCGGCACGGTCCTCGACCTGGGTCCTGCCGCCCGGGCCTGGGCGGCGGAGCAGGTCGTGGCGGCGGCGGAGCACGACAGGCCGGGGACGGCCGTGCTGCACCGCGCCGGCGACGCGCTGGCGGTGGCCGGCCCGGACGACGACGCCGCCGTGCTGCTGGAGCGGGAGCTGCGCGCGGAGACCGGCCTCGGTGCCGCCGCCTGGGCGCGGCTGCTCGCCGGCGGTCGCCGGGGCGTGGCCGTGGTCGAGGGCCCGGAGCACGCGGTGGTCAACCCCGTGACGGGCGCCGCCGCGCGCAGCCCCTGGCGGCAGGTGGTCGTGGTCGCCGACCGCGCCGTGGAGGCCCAGGCCTACGCGCGGGCGGCCCACCTGCTGGGCTCCGAGGCACCGCCGTGGGTGGCGGCCTGCGGGGCCGCGGGCCGGTTCGCGCCGTCGCCGGCGGGGTCCCACGCCGCGCCGTCGTCGAGCTCTCCGGAGGCGGCGGGGCCCCCCGCACGGCCGGGCACGCGCCGGTAG